Within the Senegalia massiliensis genome, the region AATATTAATTTTGTATGAAGTCTATAAAAGAAAATCATACTCTCCTTATATAATATATTTAGATTTCAAAGATAATCTATAAACTTTATGCAATAAAAGAAAATATTAATCTTCCAAGTATATTTAATAAAAGTAATGGTATAACTACTGATGCCAATATCATTAAATCATTTATATTATATTTTTTAACACATTTATATTTTTTAAATTTAACATAGACCAATCCAAAAAGGGTTAATAATATTAAGGGTGAGATTAGTAGCAAATCTTCATAAGAATATGAATATGAAAACATTCTTATTCCAAAATATGCAAATAAAAAGTTTAAAGCAACCATTATAGTATAAAGAACTTTAACAATCTTACTATCAAACATTAAAAAAGTATACATCATTATAAAAATTAATGTAAACGCCCCTGTTATAGCATAATCTAATTGAAATATTTTGTAAATGTAACTAAATGTATCATCATCTGCATAAAAGGGCATTAAGTAAACTAAAACAACAAGAAGAAAAAACAAATTAATTAGAATACTAATTAATTTATTATCTCTATAATAAGATTTTAAGGAACATAATATATCCATAAAGAACTCCCATCCTTTCAATAATTTATTTTATATATTTTTTATTACCTTCTATATACTATTATAAATCAAACCTATTTAATTTACCAGTAATTTGGTTTAAACGGTAAAAACTAGAATAGTCTTACCCATTCTAGTTTTTCTTCTTTATTTGTTTTATATATTCCCTTTATATATTATAAAATTATATTACATTTATTTATTTATATAGTTTTTAATTTTTGCGAAATAATTCTTATATATCAACAATATAAATATACTAAATAATAATATTCCTGTTATGATAATAAAGAGAAAATCTCTAATCATGTGATAAGTTGTGCCATTAGTTCCTAATATAATAATATGTGATAATATATAAGATAAAGCTAATATCATTATTGGAGTAGTTATTTTATTTATTCTATGATTTTTTCTAAATATTAATGATAAAATCATGAATATAATAAAAACTATTCCTGCTATCACAAAATAATAATTAATAGTTAGTCTCGGAAGAGTAATTGTATTTTTTTCAAAAGATTCACCATAAATAAGTTTATCTAAACTACCATCTTGATTTAAATAGTACACTACATCCACTTTATCTTCTTTAACATTTATTACCGCATTTTTCACCTCTCCTGTATCAAATATACTACTCAAATAAGTTGTCCAGGCAACAATATCATAATGAACTTCTCCATAATATTCAGAGTAATTAATTTCATAATTAGATACATCTTCACTAAATTCTATGAACACTTTTCCGTCGTCTTCTTCTATTGATTCAACAGCTTTGGAATAAACTATAGGGATAGGTTTTGTAAGTTTATCAAATGCTATAAATAAAAATAAAGAGACGATAAGTGCTGTTAAAATTCCTATATAGATATTTCTATTTTTAAGTTTTCTTTTAACCTTTTTTAAGGGAATCGCTTCTAAATCCTTTTCATTTTCAAAGTCTATTTCAGTTGATTTTAGTTCTTTATATTCACCTCTACATCGTTCACATTTTTCTAGATGTTCATTTATAATATTTACTGTATCTTCACTCGCTAAATCTTCTGCTACTAAAGGCAATAGATCTTGAATTGTATTACAACTTAATTTCATGATTTTCCCTCCAATTCTTTTTGTATTTTCTTCCTTGCTCTATGATAAGTGACACAAGCCCAGTTATCAGTTTTCCCAAATATATTTCCTATTTCTTTAAAGCTTAATTCATCATATACTCTTAATCTAAATATTTTATTGTAAGGCTCTTTAAGTGAAGAATGAATAATATTACTTATTTTTATAAACCCTTCATTGGATATTATATCTTTTTCAAAAAGGTCAGTTTCTTCTTTTTCTATAATATCGTCTAAATCTTTCCTGAAATCTACTTTTTTATTTTTTCTTAAATATGAAAAATATTCATTTTTTGCAATTTGACATAGCCATACTCTAAGCTTAGTATCTCCTCTAAATTTATCGATAGATTTTATTGCTTTTAGGAATGTTTCAGAAGTTATATCTTCTGCTATATGTTTATCCTTAGATAAACTTAACATATAATAATATATATCTTTAAAATAAATTTGGTATATCTTTTCAAATTCTTCACTTGTCACTTTTTCACCTCCTCATATATAAGACGCATAAAGAATAAATATCTTACAATATTTTTGAATTATATAGTAAAAAACTAGAACAGTTTTCCTTATTCTAGTTTTTTACTATATAATTATTTTTAGCTCATGTCGTATGTTACACTTAAATACTCAATAAGTTTTTGTTTATTATGAAAAATCAAAAAAATATTAGAAAAAATAATTATTCATAAGTCATGCATAATTTATATAATATCAATATTTATGAGTTTTTAAACAAGTTTATTATAATTGTATTTAAGACAAACTAATATCTATCATATCTTTAATTAATTCATTATAATCCTTGTCTTTTAAGTTCTTTATAAATAATTTTAATATCAAATCAAGGTGATTTTGAGTATTTTTATTGATAAATTTAATAATTTCTCTTAGCTCAAATTCTTCTCTATCATTTATTGCTTTAGGTTCATTTCCATGAATATAATACGATTTTTTTATAATAACCTTTTATCATTTTAGAAGCCTTAGCTTTTTGTTCTTCTTTTTCAAAAAAAGAATATTACTAGTTGAACTTGCTATATTTTTTTTAACCTTTTTACCAGTACAGATAAAAATTCCTTTACAATGAATTTTATTATTACTATTTAAAAAAATCTAGTTAATAAATACATAGTTCCTATCGACAATACTAGAGTAGATGTAGCAGCAAAAAAAGCTAGTAATATTTTTTGATATTTACGTTTCCCTTCTTCTCTTGCTTTTGAAATATCGTCTAAATTTTTCCCTTCACTAAAAGCTATAATTTCTTTGTATGTTTGAATATCAAATTCTTTTTTCTTCTTTTCCACTAAAAAAGCTACATACATCGAAACTATAGCTAATATAGACCAAATTATTATTCCAGCTTTATCTAAAAAGTACAATAAAGGCATAGGTGTTGATATTAATAGTCCAAATAAAACAGCAAGTATATTACTTATCTTATCAAAATCTTTTCTGTCTTTTTCACTTATATCTTTTTTCATCTTTTCCAAATCTCCTTTAATTAAAATATCAAGAGAGATTTCGAAAATTTCACTTAGACGAAGTAGACTATTTATGTCTGGATAATTTTTATCATTTTCCCAATTAGATATAGTTTGTCTAGAAACATAAATTTTTTCAGCTAGTTTTTCTTGAGAAATTTTTAACTCCTTTCTATACTTTCTAATCTGATTTCCTAATTCCATCTTTCCTCATCTCCCTTCTCTTTTATATTAATCAAAGAAACATTTTTTAGCTATCAAAAGTCTTTGCTAGTAGTGTATTTTAATTGTCAAAAGCATTTTACAAATAGCTTATATACGGTATTTATCTAATTTTAATCTTTAAACTAATTTTATCATATTGATATATCTTATACATTAAAAAACTAGAACAGTTTTACCCATTCTAGCTTTTCACTTCTTCTTTTCCTTAACTTTTTTAAGTCTAAAAAAGTCTTCTCTTTCTTTTTCTTCTAAGGTTTCTTCTATATATTTAATTTGTTTTTTATATTTTGGTATTTGAATTTTATCTAAAGCATTGGCTCTTTTTTGAGTTCTTTGTATTTCTGTTGCTAATTTAAATACTGAGTTTTCTATTTCAGCTAATCTATATATTAGATATTTTATATTTTGAAAATCAATTACTGCTGTATCTAGTGCTGGATTTGATCTAAATATACCATATTGAGCTTTAAAGTCTTTTTTATTATATTTAACCTGTGGTATTTCCACTCCCATTACACTACGAAGTAATATTTCAAAATCATCTTCTTTATTTATAGAAAGGGCTATTTCTTCTACACTGTTTATACCCATTGTGACATTTGCATCTTGTAATGCTTTATATGAATCGCTAAATGTAGATCTAATTTTAGATTGTATCTCTTTCGCTTCATCTATTAGATTCATCATTTCTCCTATTAATATGGTTCTTTTTTTATCTAATAAATCATATCCCTTTTCAGCTAATTTTTTTGAACTTTGAGCTTTCATTAAATTACTCTTAGTTGGAACTTTTCTCTTAGCCATTATTATTTGTCCTTTCCATAATGTCCATACTTTTCTATAATCTTTGGATCTATACGATCTAATTCATTTGGAGGTAATATAGCTAATATCTCCCAAGCTAAGTTTAGAGTTTCTTCTATAGTTCTGTTTTCTGAATTCCCTTGCTTTAAAAATTTTTCTTCAAAATTTCTTCCAAATTCCATATACTTTTTATCCTCATCTGACAAATCATCTTCTCCTATAATCTGTGCTAATTCTCTAATATCAATTACTTTAGAATATGAAGAAAAAAGTTGATTTGAAACATCAGGATGATCTTCCCTTGTGTAACCTTCCCCTATACCATCTTTCATAAGTCTTGAAAGTGATGACAATATATCAACTGGAGGATATATATTTTTAGTATCTAAATCTCTAGCTAGAACTATTTGTCCTTCTGTAATATATCCTGTTAAATCAGGTATAGGATGAGTTATATCATCATTTGGCATTGTAAGTATTGGTAAGAATGTAATAGAACCTTCTCTATCTTTAAGCATTCCTGCTCTTTCATAAAGTGCCGCTAAATCTGAATAAAGATATCCTGGATATCCTTTTCTACTTGGCACTTCTTCTCTAGCTGATGAAATTTGTCTAAGTCCTTCACTATAGCTTGTGATATCTGTCATTATAACGAGGATTTCCATATTTTCTTCAAATGCCAAATATTCTGCTGCAGTTAATGCACATCTTGGAGTAGTAATTCTTTCTGCTATAGGATCATCTGCATAATTTATATACATTACTACATTATCAAGTACTCCTGATTCTTCAAAACTTTTTATGAAAAAGTTAGCATCATCATGTTTTGAACCAATACTTGCAAAAACTATAGCAAATTCTTTATCCTCATCTGAGCTTATTTTAGCTTGATTTACTATTTGAGCTGCAAGTTCATTATGACTTAGTCCATTTCCTGAAAATATAGGTAATTTTTGTCCTCTTATAAGTGTTGTTAAGCAATCTATAGAAGATATGCCAGTTTGTATAAAATTTCTAGGGTATTTTCTCGCTACAGGATTTATAGGCCTACCATTTATATTATAATCTTTCCCAGTATAAATATTGCCTCCACCATCTATAGGTTCACCTAATCCATTAAAAACTCTCCCCATTATATCTTTTGATAATTTTACTGTAAATGGCTTTCCTGTAAATCTTATTTTTGTATCTTCTGTACTCATACCTGATGTAGTTTCAAATACTTGAGCTACCATATTATCTTCTTCTATTTTTATAATTTTTCCAGTTTTATGTTCATTGTCTTCAGTTTCTATATTTATCAGTTCACCATATCCTACCCCTTCTATAGAATTCAAGGATATGAGTGGTCCATCTATAGATTTGAGTCCCATATAAGATTTTTTCATTAAATCACATCCTCATTTCCATCATCTTTATATTTTGACAGTAAATTTGTATAATAAGACTTAATTTTTTCCTCTAGTTGGTCTATTTTTTCTAGCTCATTATTAGAAATATTATATTTCATTTTAGTGACTTCATTAAATAATTCATCATTTTTCACTTGAGATATTGCAATCCCTTCCCTTATACTATTACTTGTCATTTTATATAAGTAATCTATAGCTTCTAACATTTTATATTGTTTTTTAAGTGGTACATAAGTATCTTCTTTATGAAATGCATTTTGTTGTAAAAATCCATTACGAATAACTTTTGCTATTTCTAATACCAGTCTTTGATCATCTGGTAATACATCTTCACCTACAAGAGAAACTATATCTTTTAATTTATCTTCTTCTTGAAGCAATCTCATAATATTAGCTCTTAATTTAAATACATCATTTGCTACATTTTCCGTATACCATTCATCTAACACTTTAATATATCCACTATAGCTTTCAAGCCAATTTACAGCTGGATAATGCCTTGCATATGCTAAATTTTTATCTAAAGCTAAAAATACATTTACAAATCTTTTAGTGTTTTCAGTTACAGGCTCAGAAAAATCTCCTCCTGCAGGAGATACTGCTCCTATTATAGTAACTGAACCTTCTTTCCCATTTAATGTGTCAACATAGCCACCTCGCTCATAGAACTCAGCTAGTCTTGTTGGAAGATATGCAGGATATCCTTCTTCTGCTGGCATTTCTTCAAGTCTACCTGATATCTCACGAAGAGCTTCTGCCCATCTTGAAGTAGAATCTGCCATTATTGCTACATGATAACCCATATCTCTAAAGTATTCTGCCATAGTAATTCCTGTATAAATACTTGCTTCTCTTGCTGCAACAGGCATATTTGAAGTATTTGCTATAAGTATTGTTCTCTCCATTATAGGTTTGTCTGATTTAGGGTCAATAAGCTTTGGAAAATCTTCTAAAACCTCTGTCATCTCATTTCCTCTTTCACCACAACCTATATATATTATAATATCTGCATCAGACCATTTAGCAAGTTGATGCTGGGTCATTGTTTTCCCTGTACCAAATCCACCTGGAATTGCAGCAGTACCACCTTTTGCTATAGGAAAAAATATATCTATAACTCTTTGACCTGTAACAAGTGGTCTTTCTATCTGCCTTCTTTTCATCACTGGTCTAGGTTCTCTTACTGACCA harbors:
- a CDS encoding RNA polymerase sigma factor, which translates into the protein MTSEEFEKIYQIYFKDIYYYMLSLSKDKHIAEDITSETFLKAIKSIDKFRGDTKLRVWLCQIAKNEYFSYLRKNKKVDFRKDLDDIIEKEETDLFEKDIISNEGFIKISNIIHSSLKEPYNKIFRLRVYDELSFKEIGNIFGKTDNWACVTYHRARKKIQKELEGKS
- a CDS encoding zf-HC2 domain-containing protein, with translation MKLSCNTIQDLLPLVAEDLASEDTVNIINEHLEKCERCRGEYKELKSTEIDFENEKDLEAIPLKKVKRKLKNRNIYIGILTALIVSLFLFIAFDKLTKPIPIVYSKAVESIEEDDGKVFIEFSEDVSNYEINYSEYYGEVHYDIVAWTTYLSSIFDTGEVKNAVINVKEDKVDVVYYLNQDGSLDKLIYGESFEKNTITLPRLTINYYFVIAGIVFIIFMILSLIFRKNHRINKITTPIMILALSYILSHIIILGTNGTTYHMIRDFLFIIITGILLFSIFILLIYKNYFAKIKNYINK
- a CDS encoding V-type ATP synthase subunit A yields the protein MSSFRMREMVTVGNDKLIGEVISINGDIGTIQVYEETEGLKLNEKIYPTGRPLSLKLGPGMLGNMFDGIQRPLQKINNISQNFIPEGIGLLSIDEEKLWSVKINVKKGEKLQSGDIFAEVEETSLVTHKIMVPPKVNGEVVEVKEDGQYNIEETLIVLKDNRGNNHDIKMYQYWSVREPRPVMKRRQIERPLVTGQRVIDIFFPIAKGGTAAIPGGFGTGKTMTQHQLAKWSDADIIIYIGCGERGNEMTEVLEDFPKLIDPKSDKPIMERTILIANTSNMPVAAREASIYTGITMAEYFRDMGYHVAIMADSTSRWAEALREISGRLEEMPAEEGYPAYLPTRLAEFYERGGYVDTLNGKEGSVTIIGAVSPAGGDFSEPVTENTKRFVNVFLALDKNLAYARHYPAVNWLESYSGYIKVLDEWYTENVANDVFKLRANIMRLLQEEDKLKDIVSLVGEDVLPDDQRLVLEIAKVIRNGFLQQNAFHKEDTYVPLKKQYKMLEAIDYLYKMTSNSIREGIAISQVKNDELFNEVTKMKYNISNNELEKIDQLEEKIKSYYTNLLSKYKDDGNEDVI
- a CDS encoding V-type ATP synthase subunit D, with amino-acid sequence MAKRKVPTKSNLMKAQSSKKLAEKGYDLLDKKRTILIGEMMNLIDEAKEIQSKIRSTFSDSYKALQDANVTMGINSVEEIALSINKEDDFEILLRSVMGVEIPQVKYNKKDFKAQYGIFRSNPALDTAVIDFQNIKYLIYRLAEIENSVFKLATEIQRTQKRANALDKIQIPKYKKQIKYIEETLEEKEREDFFRLKKVKEKKK
- a CDS encoding helix-turn-helix domain-containing protein encodes the protein MELGNQIRKYRKELKISQEKLAEKIYVSRQTISNWENDKNYPDINSLLRLSEIFEISLDILIKGDLEKMKKDISEKDRKDFDKISNILAVLFGLLISTPMPLLYFLDKAGIIIWSILAIVSMYVAFLVEKKKKEFDIQTYKEIIAFSEGKNLDDISKAREEGKRKYQKILLAFFAATSTLVLSIGTMYLLTRFF
- a CDS encoding V-type ATP synthase subunit B, yielding MKKSYMGLKSIDGPLISLNSIEGVGYGELINIETEDNEHKTGKIIKIEEDNMVAQVFETTSGMSTEDTKIRFTGKPFTVKLSKDIMGRVFNGLGEPIDGGGNIYTGKDYNINGRPINPVARKYPRNFIQTGISSIDCLTTLIRGQKLPIFSGNGLSHNELAAQIVNQAKISSDEDKEFAIVFASIGSKHDDANFFIKSFEESGVLDNVVMYINYADDPIAERITTPRCALTAAEYLAFEENMEILVIMTDITSYSEGLRQISSAREEVPSRKGYPGYLYSDLAALYERAGMLKDREGSITFLPILTMPNDDITHPIPDLTGYITEGQIVLARDLDTKNIYPPVDILSSLSRLMKDGIGEGYTREDHPDVSNQLFSSYSKVIDIRELAQIIGEDDLSDEDKKYMEFGRNFEEKFLKQGNSENRTIEETLNLAWEILAILPPNELDRIDPKIIEKYGHYGKDK